A region of [Bacteroides] pectinophilus DNA encodes the following proteins:
- a CDS encoding NADP-dependent isocitrate dehydrogenase, whose translation MAKIKMTTPLVEMDGDEMTRILWQWIKDELLSPFVELNTEYYDLGLKHRNETDDKVTVDSAEATKKYGVAVKCATITPNAARMTEYDLKAMYKSPNGTIRAILDGTVFRAPIIVKGIEPLVKNWKKPITIARHAYGDVYKGVEMKIPAAGRTELVYTAEDGTQTKELIHEFDGPGIIQGMHNINASIESFARSCFNYALDTKQDLWFATKDTISKKYDHTFKDIFQEIYDAEFADKFKAAGIEYFYTLIDDAVARVMRSEGGYIWACKNYDGDVMSDMVATAFGSLAMMTSVLVSPHGYYEYEAAHGTVQRHYYKHLKGEETSTNSVATIFAWSGALRKRGELDGNKELMEFADKLETACIRTIEDGKMTKDLALITTIENPVVLNSLDFIKAIRTTLEGMLA comes from the coding sequence ATGGCTAAAATTAAGATGACAACTCCACTCGTAGAGATGGATGGAGATGAGATGACAAGAATTCTGTGGCAGTGGATTAAAGATGAGCTCTTAAGTCCGTTTGTTGAACTGAATACAGAATATTATGATCTTGGTCTTAAGCACCGTAATGAGACAGATGATAAGGTAACAGTTGATTCGGCAGAGGCAACAAAGAAGTATGGTGTTGCTGTAAAGTGTGCAACTATTACTCCTAATGCAGCAAGAATGACTGAGTACGATCTTAAGGCAATGTATAAGAGCCCTAACGGAACAATAAGAGCTATCCTTGATGGTACAGTATTCCGTGCGCCTATCATAGTTAAGGGCATTGAGCCACTTGTTAAGAACTGGAAGAAGCCTATTACAATAGCAAGACATGCATATGGCGATGTATACAAGGGAGTAGAGATGAAGATACCTGCAGCCGGCAGGACAGAACTTGTATACACAGCAGAAGACGGAACACAGACAAAGGAGCTCATTCATGAGTTTGACGGTCCGGGAATCATTCAGGGCATGCATAATATCAACGCTTCAATAGAGAGCTTTGCAAGAAGCTGCTTTAATTATGCACTTGATACAAAGCAGGATCTCTGGTTTGCAACAAAGGATACAATATCTAAGAAATATGACCATACATTCAAGGATATTTTTCAGGAGATATATGATGCAGAATTTGCTGATAAGTTCAAGGCAGCCGGCATAGAATATTTCTATACTCTTATTGATGATGCCGTAGCAAGAGTTATGCGTTCAGAGGGCGGATATATCTGGGCATGTAAGAACTATGACGGAGATGTCATGAGTGATATGGTTGCAACTGCCTTCGGTTCACTTGCAATGATGACATCAGTGCTTGTATCACCTCACGGATATTATGAGTATGAGGCTGCCCACGGAACAGTACAGAGACATTACTATAAGCACCTTAAGGGCGAAGAGACATCAACTAACTCAGTTGCAACAATATTTGCATGGTCAGGGGCTCTGCGCAAGAGAGGCGAGCTTGACGGCAATAAGGAGCTTATGGAATTTGCAGATAAGCTTGAGACAGCATGCATCAGGACTATTGAAGATGGTAAGATGACAAAGGATCTTGCACTTATCACAACGATTGAGAATCCTGTTGTGCTTAACAGCCTTGATTTTATTAAGGCTATCCGTACAACACTTGAAGGGATGCTTGCATAA
- a CDS encoding CDP-alcohol phosphatidyltransferase family protein has product MMKDQQKTLFRMHFEPGDLIKLPNILCYIRIILVPVFCWLYLNAGTPHDFAMAAVVVIVSGLTDFLDGQIARRCNMITDLGKVLDPIADKLMQLAMLVCATVRVHYMAVLVGVLVIKEIVTAVVGAVVIKTCRKRLNGAKWYGKVCTFVLYVIMIAFILLPDIPSNIRTILFALCLISLAVSFIMYIRIYAIMIADTKKRGDAEFKVY; this is encoded by the coding sequence ATGATGAAGGACCAGCAGAAGACGTTATTCCGTATGCATTTTGAACCGGGAGACCTTATAAAGTTACCAAATATTCTTTGTTACATAAGAATTATACTTGTGCCTGTTTTCTGCTGGCTTTATCTTAATGCCGGCACACCGCATGACTTTGCAATGGCAGCAGTTGTGGTAATTGTATCAGGACTTACGGATTTTCTTGACGGACAGATTGCGAGAAGATGTAATATGATTACAGATCTCGGTAAGGTTCTGGATCCGATTGCGGATAAGCTTATGCAGCTTGCAATGCTTGTATGTGCAACGGTACGTGTTCACTATATGGCGGTGCTTGTGGGCGTTCTTGTAATAAAAGAGATAGTTACGGCGGTGGTAGGAGCTGTTGTAATTAAGACATGCCGGAAGAGGCTTAACGGAGCAAAGTGGTATGGCAAGGTATGTACATTTGTGCTGTATGTGATAATGATAGCATTCATACTTCTGCCGGATATACCGTCTAATATAAGAACGATTCTGTTTGCGTTATGTCTTATTTCGCTTGCAGTATCATTTATCATGTACATAAGAATATACGCAATTATGATTGCAGATACTAAAAAACGCGGAGATGCAGAATTTAAAGTTTATTAA
- the thyA gene encoding thymidylate synthase: MSYADKVFIDMCNDIIDNGYSTEGEKVRPKWDDGSYAYTIKKFGVVNRYDLSREFPIMTLRRTAFKSCIDEILWIWQKKSNNIKDLNSHIWDEWADENGSIGKAYGYQLGVRHQYKEGMMDQVDRVLYDLKNNPYSRRIMTNIYVHQDLHEMNLYPCAYSMTFNVTGNKLNAILNQRSNDILTANNWNVVQYAVLVHMIAQVSGLEAGELVHVIADAHIYDRHIPLVKELIKRQTYDAPVFRMNPDVKDFYEFTVDDFELEDYKYGTQIKIPVAV; the protein is encoded by the coding sequence ATGAGTTACGCTGATAAAGTTTTTATAGATATGTGTAATGATATAATTGACAACGGGTACAGCACAGAGGGCGAGAAAGTCAGACCTAAGTGGGATGATGGCTCGTATGCATATACAATCAAGAAGTTTGGTGTTGTGAACAGATATGATCTTAGCAGAGAATTTCCGATTATGACATTAAGACGGACAGCATTCAAAAGCTGTATAGACGAGATACTCTGGATATGGCAGAAAAAGTCCAATAATATAAAGGATCTTAACAGCCATATATGGGATGAATGGGCCGACGAGAACGGCTCAATCGGCAAAGCGTACGGATATCAGCTTGGCGTCAGGCACCAGTATAAGGAAGGAATGATGGATCAGGTCGACAGAGTTCTGTATGACCTTAAGAATAATCCATACAGCCGCCGTATAATGACTAATATATATGTACACCAGGATCTGCATGAGATGAATCTTTATCCTTGTGCATACAGCATGACCTTTAACGTTACCGGTAATAAGCTTAATGCTATACTCAATCAGCGTTCTAATGATATTCTTACTGCGAATAACTGGAATGTAGTACAGTATGCGGTACTTGTACACATGATTGCACAGGTGAGCGGACTTGAGGCGGGAGAGCTTGTCCATGTAATAGCGGATGCGCATATATATGACAGACATATTCCTCTTGTAAAAGAACTGATAAAGCGTCAGACATATGATGCACCTGTATTCCGCATGAATCCGGATGTTAAAGACTTTTATGAGTTCACGGTGGATGATTTTGAACTTGAGGATTACAAGTATGGTACGCAGATAAAGATACCTGTTGCGGTCTGA
- the hflX gene encoding GTPase HflX, with product MAKTHDMEEREERFILVAVQTDERDDTRQSLAELRELVKTAGAQVCDVVIQNREAVHPGTYIGKGKIEELACLAAQYDADGIVCDDELSPAQLKNLEEELNCKVLDRTLVILDIFAARASTSEGKIQVEMAQLKYRMSRLAGLGLGLSMSRLGGGVGTRGPGEKKIEMDRRLIRDRIAQLKSELDEVVRHREVTRQQRKKTSMPVAAIVGYTNAGKSTLLNRLTDADVLSEDKLFATLDPTTRELVLTDKSRVLLTDTVGFIRKLPHHLIDAFRSTLEEARYADIIVHVVDASNDDMERQMEIVYDTLQELEVGDKPVITLFNKCDMLDMTDSSAKPRDFKADKTVYISAKTGQGLDEFEEALGDILRGSKVYIEHCYGFADAGKIQVIRQYGQLMSEDYTADGIMVKGYIGKEYLDRAGLSSYLKKEDNEY from the coding sequence ATGGCAAAGACTCATGATATGGAAGAGCGCGAAGAGCGCTTTATTCTCGTGGCGGTGCAGACTGATGAACGTGATGACACCAGGCAGTCACTTGCTGAACTCAGGGAACTTGTAAAGACTGCAGGAGCACAGGTGTGTGATGTAGTTATCCAGAACAGGGAGGCTGTACACCCGGGAACATATATAGGAAAGGGTAAGATAGAAGAGCTGGCATGTCTTGCTGCACAGTATGATGCAGACGGAATAGTGTGTGATGATGAACTTTCACCGGCACAGCTTAAGAATCTTGAAGAGGAGCTTAATTGTAAGGTACTTGACAGAACTCTGGTTATCCTTGATATATTCGCTGCAAGGGCATCAACAAGCGAAGGTAAGATTCAGGTTGAGATGGCACAGCTTAAGTACAGAATGTCACGTTTGGCAGGTCTTGGCCTCGGACTTTCAATGTCACGTCTTGGCGGCGGTGTTGGAACAAGAGGTCCCGGTGAGAAGAAGATTGAGATGGACAGACGTCTTATCCGTGACAGAATCGCACAGCTTAAAAGTGAGCTTGATGAGGTCGTAAGACACAGAGAAGTAACAAGACAGCAGAGAAAAAAGACAAGTATGCCGGTTGCTGCAATTGTAGGATATACAAATGCCGGCAAATCAACGCTGCTTAACAGACTTACTGATGCGGACGTGCTGTCAGAAGATAAGCTTTTTGCAACACTTGACCCTACAACGAGGGAACTGGTTCTTACTGATAAGTCAAGAGTGCTGCTTACCGATACGGTCGGATTTATCAGAAAGCTTCCGCACCATCTTATAGATGCGTTCAGAAGTACACTTGAAGAAGCGAGATATGCGGATATTATAGTGCATGTTGTTGATGCATCCAATGATGATATGGAACGTCAGATGGAGATTGTATATGATACACTGCAGGAACTTGAAGTCGGGGACAAACCGGTTATAACTCTCTTCAACAAATGTGATATGCTGGATATGACGGATTCATCAGCAAAGCCAAGGGATTTTAAGGCAGATAAGACCGTATATATATCTGCAAAGACGGGACAGGGACTTGATGAGTTTGAAGAGGCACTTGGAGATATCTTAAGAGGCTCCAAAGTATATATAGAGCATTGTTACGGATTTGCAGATGCAGGAAAGATACAGGTCATAAGACAGTACGGACAGCTGATGAGTGAAGATTATACGGCTGATGGTATTATGGTAAAAGGCTATATCGGAAAGGAATATCTCGACAGAGCCGGATTATCATCATATCTTAAGAAGGAGGATAATGAGTACTGA
- a CDS encoding dihydrofolate reductase, which yields MNMIVAVDSNWAIGHKGKLLVSIPEDMQFFRRETTGKVVVMGRKTLESFPNGLPLKNRVNVVITKDKEYNVKDAIICHSIEEALEVLKQYNDEDIYVIGGESVYRQFLTYCSVAHVTKINYSYDADTYFPNLDEMDEWTIEESSDERTYFDLEYEFVKYVKK from the coding sequence ATGAATATGATAGTTGCTGTAGACAGTAACTGGGCTATAGGACACAAAGGGAAGCTTCTTGTGAGTATTCCGGAAGATATGCAGTTTTTCCGCAGGGAGACGACAGGAAAAGTAGTCGTTATGGGAAGAAAGACACTGGAAAGCTTCCCTAATGGACTGCCGCTTAAGAACAGGGTTAATGTTGTCATAACAAAAGATAAGGAGTATAATGTTAAAGATGCCATCATCTGCCATAGTATCGAGGAGGCACTTGAAGTGCTTAAGCAGTATAATGATGAAGATATCTATGTTATAGGCGGAGAGTCAGTATACAGACAGTTCCTCACATATTGCAGTGTGGCTCATGTTACTAAGATCAATTACTCATATGATGCAGATACATATTTTCCAAATCTTGATGAGATGGACGAATGGACAATTGAGGAGAGCAGCGACGAACGTACATATTTTGATCTGGAATATGAATTTGTCAAATATGTGAAGAAGTAA
- the asnB gene encoding asparagine synthase (glutamine-hydrolyzing), which produces MCGFAGFTGHLENSEEVLTNMMNRIIHRGPDSAGQHIDNGAALGFRRLSIIDLDCGSQPMYNETNDIVITFNGEIYNYQDLRKELIEKGHTFRNNSDTEVLIHAYEEYGEDMLNRLRGMFAFVIWDSKKETLFGARDFFGIKPFYYALVDGNLVFASEIKSILEYPLYQKAVNNVALENYLTFQYSVLDETFFKGIYKLMPSHCLTFHKGELNIKRYWEPVFEPDENKTLEECVDEIDKVMHDSVEHHKISDVEVGSFLSSGVDSSYVAATFNGDKTFTVGFDYEKYNEIDYAKALSEKIKIDNYSKLITTEEYWDAISHIQYQMDEPLADPSAIALYFVSQTAAKHVKVAMSGEGADEFFGGYNIYHEPLSLAPMQKLPKGLRKGLAAIAGKLPPHMKGRSFLIRASKDLQERFIGNAFMFNEEERAKILKHPTGKYNHMELTRPYYDKVANLDDVTKMQYIDIHFWLIGDILLKADKMSMAHSLEVRVPFLDKEVFEVARHIPTKYKVNNKNTKFAMRQAAHRYLPDMVAEKKKLGFPVPIRIWLRDDKYYNIVRKAFTSDAAQEYFNVDEIVSFLDEHKAGNADNSRKIWTIYMFLVWYEEYFGKNEASHVHAAC; this is translated from the coding sequence ATGTGTGGTTTTGCAGGATTTACAGGACACTTGGAGAATAGTGAGGAAGTTCTCACTAATATGATGAACAGAATTATCCACAGAGGTCCTGACAGTGCCGGTCAGCACATTGACAATGGTGCCGCTCTCGGCTTCAGGCGCCTCAGCATCATTGACCTTGACTGCGGAAGTCAGCCTATGTACAACGAGACCAATGACATTGTTATAACATTTAACGGTGAGATATATAATTATCAGGATCTGCGCAAAGAATTGATAGAAAAAGGACATACCTTCCGCAACAATTCCGATACAGAAGTACTTATTCATGCATATGAGGAATATGGCGAAGATATGCTTAACCGCCTTCGCGGAATGTTTGCATTTGTTATATGGGACAGTAAAAAGGAGACTCTCTTCGGAGCAAGGGATTTCTTCGGAATCAAGCCTTTCTATTATGCACTTGTAGACGGTAACCTTGTATTTGCATCCGAGATTAAGAGTATTCTTGAGTACCCTCTTTACCAGAAGGCTGTTAATAACGTGGCGCTGGAGAATTATCTTACATTCCAGTATTCCGTACTGGATGAGACATTTTTCAAGGGAATATACAAGCTTATGCCGTCACACTGTCTCACCTTCCACAAGGGTGAGCTTAATATTAAGCGCTATTGGGAGCCGGTATTTGAGCCTGATGAGAATAAGACACTCGAGGAGTGCGTTGATGAGATTGATAAGGTTATGCACGATTCAGTTGAACACCACAAGATAAGTGATGTCGAGGTCGGTTCATTCCTTTCAAGCGGTGTTGACTCAAGCTACGTTGCAGCAACTTTTAACGGTGACAAGACATTCACCGTAGGCTTCGATTATGAAAAGTACAATGAGATTGACTATGCCAAGGCACTCTCTGAGAAGATTAAGATTGACAATTACAGCAAGCTTATAACTACCGAAGAATACTGGGATGCAATAAGCCATATCCAGTACCAGATGGACGAGCCACTGGCTGACCCTTCTGCCATTGCACTTTACTTTGTAAGCCAGACAGCAGCAAAGCATGTCAAGGTTGCGATGTCAGGTGAGGGTGCCGATGAGTTCTTCGGCGGATATAACATCTATCACGAACCGTTATCACTTGCACCGATGCAGAAGCTTCCTAAGGGACTGCGCAAAGGTCTTGCCGCAATTGCCGGCAAGCTCCCTCCTCATATGAAGGGAAGAAGCTTCCTTATCCGCGCAAGCAAGGATCTGCAGGAGAGATTCATAGGCAACGCATTTATGTTTAATGAAGAGGAGCGTGCCAAGATTCTCAAGCACCCTACAGGCAAGTACAACCATATGGAGCTTACCAGACCTTACTATGACAAAGTCGCCAATCTTGATGACGTTACCAAGATGCAGTACATTGATATTCACTTCTGGCTTATCGGTGACATCCTTCTTAAGGCCGACAAGATGAGTATGGCACATTCACTTGAAGTGCGTGTTCCATTTCTCGACAAGGAAGTCTTTGAAGTTGCAAGACATATTCCAACAAAGTACAAGGTCAATAACAAGAATACCAAGTTTGCAATGCGTCAGGCTGCGCACCGCTATTTGCCTGACATGGTTGCTGAGAAGAAGAAGCTCGGTTTCCCTGTTCCGATAAGAATATGGCTTCGTGACGACAAGTACTATAACATTGTCAGGAAAGCATTTACAAGCGATGCGGCACAGGAGTACTTCAATGTTGATGAGATAGTTTCCTTCCTTGACGAGCACAAAGCCGGCAATGCCGATAACTCACGTAAGATATGGACTATCTATATGTTCCTTGTATGGTATGAGGAGTATTTTGGAAAGAACGAGGCATCACATGTACACGCAGCATGCTAA
- a CDS encoding putative ABC transporter permease: MKIFMFHGMDIFQFFVWFFIYSFLGWGMECIVIRRQKGYWENRGFAKLPFCVIYGFGVFIACYLFAPIQHNYAALYVWGCIGATVFEYIVAMAMMKLFGEVWWNYDHLKFNYKGILCLESTLAWGLLALIIFGYFNIRLESFVMHINHRYVMIMGTALPIMYVTDFTYHFITRLRDNRSSMAEFQEDADKVKEIKKC; the protein is encoded by the coding sequence ATGAAGATTTTTATGTTTCATGGAATGGATATATTCCAGTTTTTTGTATGGTTTTTTATATACAGCTTCTTAGGATGGGGAATGGAGTGTATTGTTATCAGAAGACAGAAGGGCTACTGGGAGAACAGGGGATTTGCCAAGCTGCCGTTTTGTGTAATATATGGCTTTGGAGTGTTTATTGCATGTTATCTATTTGCACCGATACAGCATAATTATGCTGCACTGTATGTATGGGGCTGCATTGGAGCAACCGTATTTGAGTATATAGTGGCAATGGCAATGATGAAGCTTTTTGGAGAAGTATGGTGGAATTATGACCATCTTAAGTTTAATTACAAAGGAATATTATGCCTTGAGAGTACTCTTGCGTGGGGACTTCTGGCACTTATCATATTTGGTTATTTCAATATAAGACTTGAAAGCTTTGTTATGCATATTAACCACAGATATGTTATGATAATGGGTACTGCGCTGCCGATAATGTATGTTACGGATTTTACATACCACTTCATAACAAGATTGAGAGATAATAGAAGCAGCATGGCAGAGTTTCAGGAAGATGCTGATAAGGTTAAAGAAATAAAAAAATGCTGA
- a CDS encoding ABC transporter substrate-binding protein, which yields MKHRMLGGITGIALSVTTLISMSACFPQDSSDRLTQITLNEVAHSIFYAPQYVAIENGYFEEEGISLTLVTGFGADKVMTSLVSGDADIGFMGSESSVYVYNEGSTDYAVNFAQLTQRAGNFLVSRTPQPDFNWDSLRGSTVLGGRAGGMPEMILEYILKNKGIDYKNDLTIIQNIDFGSTAGAFKGSPDDYDYTVEFEPHATLLENEGAGYVVSSLGIESGYVPYTAYCAKKSYIKNHPEIIQSFTNAIQKGINYVNTHTPEEIATVIAPQFPETESKDLVKIIDRYKQQDSWKDNTVFSEDSFNLLLDILESSGELKSRVPYEVLVNTEFAERAK from the coding sequence CTGTCACCACACTCATTTCAATGTCAGCCTGTTTTCCACAGGACTCTTCTGACAGACTCACTCAGATAACCCTTAATGAGGTTGCCCACTCTATATTCTACGCTCCACAGTATGTTGCAATCGAGAACGGATACTTTGAGGAAGAAGGAATCAGCCTTACGCTCGTCACCGGTTTTGGTGCTGATAAAGTAATGACATCACTCGTATCCGGAGATGCCGATATAGGATTTATGGGCTCAGAATCCTCAGTGTATGTATATAACGAAGGTTCCACAGACTATGCTGTCAACTTTGCGCAGCTTACACAGCGAGCAGGTAATTTTCTTGTATCCCGTACACCGCAACCAGACTTCAATTGGGACTCACTCAGGGGCAGTACTGTCCTTGGCGGACGCGCAGGTGGCATGCCCGAGATGATTCTTGAATACATTCTCAAAAATAAGGGAATCGATTATAAAAATGATCTTACAATCATACAGAATATTGACTTTGGCTCCACTGCCGGTGCTTTCAAAGGCAGCCCTGATGATTATGACTATACAGTTGAGTTTGAGCCGCATGCGACACTTCTGGAAAACGAAGGTGCCGGTTACGTTGTAAGCTCTCTTGGCATTGAGAGCGGATATGTACCATACACTGCATACTGTGCAAAAAAAAGTTATATTAAAAATCACCCGGAGATAATACAGTCATTTACAAATGCAATACAAAAGGGTATTAACTATGTAAATACGCACACGCCGGAAGAAATTGCCACAGTTATCGCACCACAGTTTCCGGAGACCGAGTCCAAAGACCTTGTAAAGATAATTGACCGTTACAAGCAGCAGGATTCCTGGAAAGATAACACTGTATTTTCAGAAGACAGCTTCAATCTGCTTCTCGATATTCTTGAGTCCTCAGGTGAACTCAAATCGCGTGTTCCTTATGAAGTACTCGTTAATACTGAATTCGCAGAACGTGCAAAATAA
- a CDS encoding zinc-ribbon domain-containing protein: MFCPKCGNEVEQGAMFCPKCGNMLMPQEPVDLTKSMSDSVGPVQNSGNGYGAQPVQQPYQPVQPPVGKHVEPKKSKAPLIAAIIALIVVALGVAGFCMRSTLAMIINPEEQVKEALKSSAGNLQTSFDTVMSDSSLASTQVAGKNDFTYSLHIDRATVNGSDYLSYVKADTLNMHLQMSPEDKVIAGTMGLAQGTGKSSVIEMKIYMDTNNVYFSIPALCSKSFYMKTDDVFRDSGISYSDMFSYMGKAASTSNISAYSGIIQAVVKDVFGAVDSFIDELSYDKLGRVTFNGEQGDVKATQFAITVTEQNVKNFANNVIENVFNDDTLKPYLAFVSGYVTKDTCKNAVTNAELGFGQFVVNAAITNKKELVSVSFDTNSITTYKGSAFKAELKLLGREKKNDCIYVNIGSDELDMDAMASSSGDNIKIDVKVTPKSGNISNQYLRLYMDAAMKGMDASSGSLVINSLTLDGNIDGTSLDVAMSGSADYKQISSLDFRSSDFANAINASRMTASQENEVSSEVIKNISVLKNVLSDDMYNNIYRQMFGSSSIKSFY, translated from the coding sequence ATGTTTTGTCCAAAGTGTGGTAATGAAGTAGAACAAGGGGCAATGTTCTGCCCAAAGTGCGGCAATATGCTTATGCCGCAGGAACCGGTGGATCTTACAAAAAGTATGAGTGACAGCGTTGGACCGGTGCAGAATAGTGGTAACGGATATGGTGCACAGCCGGTACAGCAGCCATATCAGCCGGTACAGCCGCCGGTAGGAAAACATGTAGAGCCTAAGAAGAGTAAGGCTCCGCTTATTGCAGCGATAATTGCACTTATAGTAGTTGCACTTGGTGTTGCGGGATTCTGCATGAGATCAACACTTGCAATGATTATTAACCCTGAAGAACAGGTTAAGGAAGCTCTTAAGAGCTCAGCAGGCAATCTCCAGACATCATTTGACACAGTTATGTCAGATAGCAGCTTAGCATCAACACAGGTTGCTGGTAAGAATGATTTTACATATTCGCTTCATATTGACAGGGCAACTGTCAACGGAAGTGATTATCTTTCATATGTTAAGGCAGACACGCTTAACATGCATCTTCAGATGTCACCTGAAGATAAGGTTATTGCAGGAACGATGGGACTCGCACAGGGAACCGGTAAGTCTTCGGTGATTGAGATGAAGATTTACATGGATACTAATAATGTATATTTTAGTATTCCTGCACTTTGCAGCAAGTCATTCTATATGAAGACAGATGATGTATTCAGAGATAGCGGAATCAGCTACAGTGATATGTTCAGCTACATGGGCAAAGCTGCTTCAACAAGTAATATTTCTGCTTATTCGGGAATTATACAGGCTGTTGTTAAAGATGTATTCGGTGCGGTTGATTCATTTATCGATGAATTATCATATGATAAGCTTGGCAGGGTAACATTCAATGGCGAGCAGGGAGATGTCAAAGCTACACAGTTCGCGATAACGGTGACAGAGCAGAATGTCAAGAATTTTGCCAATAATGTTATTGAGAATGTATTTAATGATGATACGCTTAAGCCTTATCTGGCATTCGTATCAGGATATGTCACAAAGGATACATGTAAGAATGCAGTCACTAATGCAGAACTCGGATTCGGACAGTTTGTTGTGAATGCTGCAATAACCAATAAAAAAGAGCTCGTGTCAGTTTCATTTGATACTAATTCAATTACAACATACAAGGGGTCAGCATTTAAGGCAGAACTTAAGCTCCTCGGCAGAGAGAAAAAGAATGACTGCATCTACGTCAATATAGGCTCAGACGAACTTGATATGGATGCAATGGCTTCATCAAGCGGAGATAATATCAAGATTGACGTAAAGGTTACACCTAAGTCAGGCAATATATCCAACCAGTATCTCAGACTGTATATGGATGCTGCAATGAAGGGTATGGATGCATCAAGCGGTTCACTTGTTATTAATTCATTAACACTGGATGGCAATATTGATGGTACATCATTAGATGTTGCAATGTCAGGTTCGGCGGATTATAAGCAGATTAGTTCACTTGATTTCAGGTCATCGGATTTTGCTAATGCAATTAACGCATCAAGAATGACTGCATCACAGGAGAACGAAGTGTCTTCGGAGGTTATAAAGAATATATCGGTTCTCAAGAATGTGCTTTCTGACGATATGTATAATAATATCTATCGTCAGATGTTCGGTTCATCATCAATAAAATCATTTTACTAA